The following proteins are co-located in the Fluviicola sp. genome:
- a CDS encoding N-acetylmuramoyl-L-alanine amidase yields MNRLENSLKWMRSRMAGTGKIAIAVPFIMLFGFQKKEQRIHSKQPGTIKTIVIDAGHGGKDPGCHGSSAHEKTVCLAMALELGRKIKEAYPEIKVVFTRDKDVFVELDDRAKIANKANADLFICIHANSASPTAYGTETYVLGLHKTDAQAKIADRENSTIYLEADKGEKYKDFDMSPDAIIARQLQLSVFLDQSIIFAGKLQDEFKAIGRYNRGVKQAGFLVLYKTTMPSVLIETGFLTNKDEEKFLADEEGQKKMAGSMFIAFEKYKAGLEGVDYKTRGAQDEVADKPAVEKNDLKDKVVFRVQIETSETKIASNSSRFKKHEVFEYQQDKLYKYTIGEFIDDFNAANTYKNELRQKEFPNAFVVAFQNGERISLEKAIKLAEK; encoded by the coding sequence ATGAACCGATTAGAAAACAGTTTGAAATGGATGAGATCCCGCATGGCCGGGACAGGTAAGATCGCGATAGCTGTTCCGTTTATCATGCTTTTTGGCTTTCAAAAAAAGGAGCAGCGTATTCACAGCAAGCAACCTGGAACCATTAAAACCATTGTGATTGATGCAGGTCACGGGGGAAAAGATCCCGGTTGTCATGGTTCTTCGGCACACGAGAAAACCGTGTGTTTGGCTATGGCGCTGGAATTGGGCCGCAAAATCAAAGAGGCTTACCCGGAAATCAAAGTGGTTTTCACACGCGATAAAGATGTGTTTGTAGAACTGGACGACCGCGCTAAAATTGCCAATAAAGCCAACGCGGACCTGTTTATTTGTATCCACGCCAATTCGGCTTCACCGACTGCTTACGGAACGGAAACATACGTGTTGGGATTGCACAAAACAGATGCGCAGGCAAAAATTGCGGACCGTGAGAACAGCACCATTTACCTGGAAGCGGATAAAGGAGAAAAATACAAGGATTTCGACATGTCTCCGGATGCCATCATTGCGCGTCAGCTGCAATTGTCGGTTTTCCTGGACCAATCGATCATTTTTGCAGGAAAATTACAGGATGAATTTAAGGCAATCGGGCGTTACAACCGTGGCGTGAAGCAGGCAGGATTCCTGGTGCTTTACAAAACTACCATGCCGAGCGTACTGATCGAAACCGGGTTCCTGACCAACAAAGACGAAGAGAAGTTTCTGGCGGATGAAGAAGGGCAGAAGAAAATGGCGGGGTCTATGTTCATTGCATTTGAGAAGTACAAAGCCGGATTGGAAGGTGTCGATTATAAAACGCGAGGTGCGCAGGATGAAGTTGCGGACAAACCGGCTGTTGAAAAAAATGACCTGAAAGATAAGGTTGTTTTCCGGGTGCAAATCGAAACTTCGGAAACAAAAATCGCCTCCAATTCCAGCCGCTTCAAAAAACACGAAGTGTTTGAGTATCAGCAGGATAAATTATATAAATACACCATCGGAGAATTTATAGACGACTTCAATGCTGCGAATACTTACAAGAACGAACTGAGACAAAAAGAATTTCCGAACGCTTTTGTGGTCGCTTTTCAAAATGGAGAGCGTATTAGTTTGGAAAAAGCTATTAAATTAGCAGAAAAATAA
- a CDS encoding putative LPS assembly protein LptD encodes MKTKKGAFLIFSAAIRTIFCLLFCISSSFAFGQPADTTRSDSTKVRKVYINDTDFKSIITYSARDSIYSDLKKKQVHLYGEAKLNYEGIDMSAEYLLIDLNKNEVMATYVVDSLGRKIGKPLFIDNGDTLKAASIRYNFETEKGYIQEAAIKQDEYYLTMEKAKRQPNEDVHFVHGKFTTCNLEEPHYHFALSKAVMIPDKRIVSGPINLWVMGVPTPLGLPFAMIPLKKKKERQSGFIMPQYSLISAYGMGFLDLGYYIPISERFQTIAYATGYTRGSFGFRNYSEYATRYKYNGNFDVGYTRFRYGYPDSTVFSTTTIRWTHNQDPKLNPNWSFTANVNYNSNSTNKQTLNTQNNPQYFNNTLNSDIRLGKRFGSLPISADLKLSLRQNSATKIIDLTSPIFNFQTTNRIFPFKKVNKLVGISYSNEFQNRSSFKDTYLKNGRFDSIGQNFRNGLTQNFNAQATFSILKNTIRITPSATYRQIYNFQSVVKTVVDTSNYADAVLVDTIGTGGFSHSFNSSVSLTSNLYSYYRFVGKRKTLLRHVMTPTVSFNYAPVIQQGIQSYIDTINGVATEVKYSKYERSLYGESVTQSSGRIIFGLNNTFELKQKSEKDTVTGFKKTRLIDNFFLSTDYDIFKDSMRWGDLNMRMVINPNEFINLTITANHSWYGWNDTTGMIVKDYAFKTKQGIGRIRSAQFATTLILTTKRSRDKLQNISNQMSNVWNPEYQQWILNPNQMVYFEIPWKLTVDHIFSLNLNSDTSTWRGKRYLPTNTVTMSGDVNLTPNWKVGARIMYDIEQRAISNFNINLYRNIHCWNVVFNWTPIGTNKSFTVGIRGNASILQNANINIRKPPIVLN; translated from the coding sequence TTGAAAACAAAAAAAGGCGCTTTCCTTATTTTTTCTGCTGCAATCAGAACCATATTCTGCTTGCTGTTTTGTATTTCATCCTCTTTTGCATTCGGTCAGCCGGCTGATACAACCCGTTCTGACAGTACCAAGGTGCGCAAAGTATATATCAACGACACGGATTTCAAATCCATCATTACCTATTCTGCACGGGATTCCATTTATTCCGACTTAAAAAAGAAGCAGGTTCATTTGTATGGTGAAGCCAAGCTGAATTATGAAGGAATTGACATGTCGGCGGAATATTTACTGATCGACCTGAACAAGAACGAAGTCATGGCGACCTATGTGGTAGATTCTCTGGGACGAAAAATCGGGAAACCTTTGTTTATCGACAACGGCGACACCTTAAAGGCCGCTTCTATCCGCTATAATTTTGAAACGGAAAAAGGCTATATCCAGGAAGCCGCCATCAAGCAGGACGAATATTACCTGACCATGGAGAAGGCAAAACGCCAGCCGAATGAAGATGTGCATTTTGTTCACGGGAAGTTTACTACCTGTAACCTGGAAGAACCGCATTATCATTTCGCGCTTTCCAAAGCAGTGATGATCCCGGATAAACGCATTGTTTCCGGACCGATCAATTTATGGGTCATGGGGGTTCCTACTCCGCTCGGGCTTCCGTTTGCGATGATCCCGCTGAAAAAGAAAAAAGAACGGCAAAGTGGTTTCATCATGCCGCAATACTCGCTCATTTCCGCTTACGGAATGGGATTCCTGGATTTGGGTTACTACATCCCGATTTCCGAGCGTTTCCAGACTATCGCCTATGCTACCGGGTATACACGCGGAAGTTTTGGTTTCAGAAATTACTCCGAATACGCTACCCGCTACAAATACAACGGGAATTTCGATGTCGGTTATACCCGATTCAGATACGGCTACCCGGATTCAACGGTATTCAGCACCACCACCATTCGCTGGACACACAACCAGGACCCGAAACTGAACCCGAACTGGTCGTTTACGGCAAACGTGAACTACAACTCCAACTCGACCAACAAGCAAACCCTGAATACGCAAAACAATCCGCAGTATTTCAACAATACCCTGAACTCGGATATCCGTTTGGGGAAACGCTTCGGGTCATTACCGATTTCTGCCGATCTGAAACTGAGCCTGAGACAAAACTCCGCAACCAAGATCATTGACCTCACCTCTCCTATTTTCAATTTCCAGACCACCAACCGGATATTCCCGTTCAAGAAAGTCAATAAACTCGTCGGGATCAGCTACTCCAACGAGTTCCAGAACAGGTCTTCCTTCAAGGATACTTATCTGAAAAACGGGCGCTTCGACAGCATCGGTCAGAATTTCCGAAATGGGCTCACCCAGAACTTCAATGCACAAGCCACTTTCAGCATCCTGAAAAACACCATCCGGATTACGCCTTCCGCAACCTACAGGCAGATTTACAACTTCCAGTCTGTGGTAAAAACCGTTGTGGACACCAGTAATTATGCAGACGCCGTGTTGGTTGACACCATCGGAACAGGCGGGTTCAGTCATTCCTTCAATTCAAGCGTTTCATTGACTTCCAACCTGTATTCCTATTACCGGTTTGTGGGGAAACGGAAAACTTTGCTCCGTCACGTCATGACACCGACCGTATCGTTTAATTACGCACCGGTAATCCAACAGGGAATTCAAAGCTATATAGATACCATCAACGGTGTTGCGACGGAAGTCAAATACAGCAAATACGAACGAAGCTTATACGGTGAAAGCGTGACCCAATCTTCCGGGAGAATTATTTTCGGGTTGAATAACACCTTTGAACTCAAGCAAAAGAGCGAAAAAGACACGGTGACCGGTTTCAAAAAAACACGCCTGATCGACAACTTCTTTTTAAGTACCGATTACGACATTTTCAAAGATTCCATGCGTTGGGGTGATCTGAATATGCGTATGGTCATCAATCCGAACGAGTTCATCAACCTCACCATTACAGCCAATCACAGCTGGTACGGATGGAACGACACCACCGGGATGATCGTAAAAGATTATGCGTTTAAAACCAAGCAGGGAATCGGGCGTATCCGTTCCGCTCAATTTGCAACAACTCTGATCTTAACTACCAAAAGAAGCCGCGATAAGCTGCAAAACATTTCCAACCAGATGTCGAATGTGTGGAACCCGGAATACCAGCAATGGATCCTCAATCCGAACCAAATGGTTTATTTCGAGATTCCGTGGAAATTAACGGTTGACCACATTTTCTCGCTCAATTTGAATTCGGATACTTCGACCTGGCGTGGAAAACGTTATTTGCCAACCAATACCGTAACCATGAGCGGTGATGTCAACCTGACTCCAAACTGGAAAGTCGGGGCACGTATCATGTACGATATCGAGCAGCGCGCAATCAGTAACTTCAATATAAACTTATACCGGAATATTCACTGTTGGAACGTGGTTTTCAACTGGACACCTATCGGAACGAACAAAAGTTTTACAGTCGGAATTCGAGGAAATGCATCCATTTTGCAAAATGCAAACATCAATATCCGTAAACCACCTATTGTTCTCAACTAA
- a CDS encoding YqgE/AlgH family protein codes for MIPLQINKQPNPAKGDLLLSEPFLMDSNFSRVVILLCEHNDEGSFGLILNNTLEIEINSVVTDFPEAKIPVGFGGPVERNQLFYMHQHKDIEGCTQIGKNLYLGGDYPEIKKRISNDEMTPENLRFFIGYTGWGAGQLQNEIDDLSWIVMKAPDNLDIFNAFDDDLWRDLLAQLGGKYKLMADYPVNPADN; via the coding sequence TTGATTCCGTTACAAATTAACAAACAGCCAAACCCGGCAAAAGGCGATTTGCTTCTTTCAGAACCTTTCCTGATGGACAGTAATTTCTCCCGGGTAGTTATCTTATTGTGCGAACACAACGACGAAGGAAGTTTTGGCTTAATCCTGAACAACACCCTGGAAATTGAAATCAACTCGGTAGTGACTGATTTTCCCGAGGCAAAAATACCCGTAGGTTTTGGCGGGCCGGTAGAACGCAATCAGCTGTTTTACATGCATCAGCACAAAGATATTGAAGGATGCACACAGATCGGTAAAAACCTCTATTTAGGAGGCGATTATCCCGAAATCAAAAAGCGGATTTCCAATGATGAAATGACACCGGAAAACCTGCGTTTCTTTATCGGCTACACCGGCTGGGGCGCAGGACAACTGCAAAATGAGATCGACGATCTGAGCTGGATTGTAATGAAAGCTCCCGACAACCTGGACATTTTCAATGCCTTCGACGATGACCTCTGGCGTGATTTACTAGCACAATTGGGTGGGAAATATAAATTAATGGCTGATTATCCTGTAAATCCGGCTGATAACTAA
- a CDS encoding replication-associated recombination protein A → MSAPLAERMRPHDLSEYIGQRHLLEENGALKKAIQSKILPSIIFWGPPGVGKTTLAHLLAKELNRPFYTLSAISSGVKDVREIIQKAESQGMFQTGGAVLFIDEIHRFSKSQQDSLLGAVEKGTITLIGATTENPSFEVISALLSRCQVYTLESHTLEDLLELINRAIKQDVILSKRKIELREYKSLIAVAGGDARKMLNLLEMVVNTFSPNETAVITDELVNQLAQQRVRYDKDGEQHYDIISAFIKSIRGSDPDGAVYWLARMIEGGEDPKFIARRLLISAAEDIGLANPTALIMANNTFQAIQVIGWPEARIILSQCAIYLATSPKGNAAYLAIDEAIATVKQDPNAPVPLHLRNAPTKLMKDLGYGAEYQYAHNFPGNFVFQQYLPDTLKDRTFFHAGSSAREQEIHKQLQTLWPNKFKK, encoded by the coding sequence ATGAGTGCTCCTTTAGCAGAACGTATGCGTCCCCATGATTTGTCCGAATACATCGGGCAGCGGCATTTGCTGGAGGAAAACGGAGCTTTGAAAAAGGCTATTCAGTCCAAAATCCTCCCCTCCATTATTTTCTGGGGGCCTCCGGGTGTCGGGAAAACAACCCTGGCGCATTTGCTGGCAAAAGAACTGAACCGGCCCTTCTATACGCTTTCGGCTATTTCTTCGGGTGTAAAAGATGTCCGGGAGATTATCCAAAAAGCAGAAAGCCAGGGAATGTTCCAGACCGGCGGGGCCGTTTTGTTCATTGATGAGATCCACCGTTTTTCCAAATCACAGCAGGATTCTCTGCTTGGAGCGGTTGAAAAAGGAACGATTACACTGATAGGTGCAACAACCGAAAATCCGTCGTTTGAAGTCATTTCCGCTTTGCTATCGCGCTGTCAGGTTTATACGCTGGAAAGCCACACGCTGGAAGATTTGCTGGAACTGATCAATCGTGCTATCAAACAGGACGTCATTCTTTCGAAACGCAAGATCGAGTTGCGCGAATACAAATCACTGATTGCCGTTGCCGGAGGCGATGCACGCAAAATGCTGAACCTGCTGGAGATGGTTGTAAATACCTTTTCGCCGAATGAAACGGCAGTTATTACAGATGAATTGGTGAACCAACTGGCGCAACAACGCGTGCGCTACGATAAAGACGGAGAACAGCATTACGATATCATTTCTGCTTTCATCAAATCCATTCGGGGAAGCGATCCGGACGGAGCCGTTTATTGGCTTGCACGCATGATCGAAGGCGGCGAAGATCCGAAATTCATTGCACGCAGACTGCTTATTTCCGCTGCTGAAGATATTGGACTGGCCAATCCAACTGCGCTGATCATGGCAAACAATACGTTCCAGGCAATCCAGGTAATCGGCTGGCCGGAAGCGCGCATCATCCTTTCCCAATGTGCCATTTACCTGGCAACTTCCCCCAAAGGAAACGCTGCTTATCTGGCCATCGATGAAGCCATTGCAACCGTCAAACAAGATCCGAATGCTCCTGTTCCGCTGCATTTGAGAAACGCACCTACCAAGTTGATGAAAGACCTAGGATACGGTGCCGAATATCAATATGCTCACAATTTCCCGGGGAATTTTGTTTTCCAGCAATATTTGCCGGATACTTTGAAAGACCGCACCTTTTTCCATGCCGGAAGCAGTGCACGCGAGCAGGAAATCCACAAACAGTTACAAACGCTTTGGCCCAATAAATTCAAGAAATGA